A window of the Brassica napus cultivar Da-Ae chromosome C5, Da-Ae, whole genome shotgun sequence genome harbors these coding sequences:
- the LOC106398127 gene encoding uncharacterized protein LOC106398127: MSAAMDRALMALSLEEEDKPFDMPDLPGFCSNEKNKLSLVGRMLNPECQKMSTLIWRMPGKWSKEGKCRGVALSQERFQFFFDHEHDLLDVLEKGVHTFNEWALAIERWVEEPPDDYLQFISLWVRISNIPINYYTKEAIMALGDLVGEVKEFIFDPTKPQTQPYQRVLVKFNVANSLKMSRVINIKGAKPVTIHYNYEKIQKRCFTCFRLNHEQSRCPLVVKRRKDEAFARRQAISKELELKKVVLHEDDPLYGILTEDQVGTGAVTGKPKIVKEVLDEMRQYLMLATDEDRIIREERVRSSVAAVEQDPMLQRTVLRLEAPPVISQDFNKGKGVVYSYEELQKPKEGKLQSEKFMASAIRAGSAGQWNAGNMDRTLSDEVYVGYNFMATTEGSTVFSTGSLEPCASAGTKKKVYQRRRPPKSRRKPRPLLLADKTEGVMWDKAADKSVVGSKKRKAETEVGELLVSAKSKTPKVIPREGSPNA, translated from the coding sequence ATGTCGGCTGCAATGGATAGAGCTTTGATGGCTCTGTCTTTGGAGGAAGAAGATAAACCGTTCGACATGCCGGATCTGCCGGGGTTTTGTTCGAATGAGAAGAATAAGCTAAGTTTGGTGGGTAGAATGTTAAATCCAGAGTGTCAGAAGATGTCTACTCTGATCTGGAGAATGCCCGGAAAGTGGTCAAAGGAAGGCAAATGTCGAGGAGTGGCTCTGTCTCAGGAGCGGTTTCAGTTCTTCTTCGACCATGAACATGACCTGCTCGATGTTTTGGAGAAGGGGGTCCATACGTTTAATGAGTGGGCTTTGGCGATTGAGAGGTGGGTGGAAGAGCCACCGGATGATTATCTGCAGTTTATTTCTTTGTGGGTTCGTATAAGCAACATCCCGATAAACTATTACACAAAGGAAGCTATTATGGCGCTTGGTGACTTGGTTGGAGAAGTGAAGGAGTTTATCTTCGACCCCACAAAGCCTCAGACACAACCTTACCAGAGGGTTCTAGTTAAGTTCAATGTGGCGAACTCATTGAAGATGTCTAGAGTCATAAACATCAAAGGAGCTAAACCGGTGACCATCCACTACAACTATGAAAAGATCCAGAAGAGGTGTTTCACCTGCTTCAGGCTTAACCATGAGCAAAGTAGATGTCCTTTGGTtgtgaagagaagaaaagatGAAGCTTTTGCGAGGCGTCAAGCGATCTCTAAGGAGTTGGAACTAAAAAAGGTTGTATTACATGAAGACGATCCTCTCTATGGGATTCTCACTGAAGATCAGGTGGGGACTGGTGCGGTGACAGGGAAGCCGAAAATTGTGAAAGAAGTTCTGGATGAGATGAGACAGTACTTGATGCTGGCAACAGATGAGGATCGGATTATTAGGGAAGAAAGAGTGAGAAGCTCGGTAGCAGCGGTGGAGCAAGACCCTATGCTGCAGCGTACTGTTCTAAGACTCGAGGCTCCTCCTGTTATTTCTCAAGATTTTAATAAAGGAAAAGGAGTGGTTTACAGCTATGAGGAGCTTCAGAAACCGAAAGAGGGCAAGTTGCAGTCAGAGAAATTTATGGCATCTGCAATCAGAGCTGGTTCAGCAGGGCAGTGGAACGCTGGGAATATGGATAGGACGTTAAGTGATGAGGTGTACGTTGGCTATAATTTTATGGCCACTACTGAAGGTTCAACGGTATTTAGCACTGGTTCCTTAGAACCTTGTGCTTCGGCCGGGACCAAGAAGAAAGTGTACCAGCGAAGACGGCCCCCAAAATCAAGGAGAAAGCCTAGACCTTTGTTGTTGGCTGATAAGACGGAGGGGGTGATGTGGGACAAAGCAGCAGATAAGAGTGTTGTGGGGAGCAAAAAGAGAAAGGCGGAGACTGAAGTTGGGGAACTTCTAGTTTCGGCGAAGTCTAAAACCCCAAAGGTGATCCCAAGGGAGGGATCGCCCAACGCTTAA